Proteins found in one bacterium genomic segment:
- a CDS encoding AraC family transcriptional regulator, with protein sequence MSLERTEYYKGDLLSVRYVACRSAEKGTSDVETSDADTLVLPLRGAFIEHFSHGTQVLAEPNVALIFPAGRSCRVSHPISAEDDCLVVEFSVSCFQEVLEGVLHSSGVTSVGTHSLLSPSAMAVRNLIWRRLKQKMASPLEVEETGVALLSHALLGSRENRMPQRCNSLSRQVETAKVILLLHPEKNWSLHSLALALQCSPFHLTRMFREKVGVPLHRYLLHTRLARAVDLLLDTDKDLTTISLDLGFSSHSHFTASFRQLVGFAPSQLREIASTRIVEETRKILIAPLSKLN encoded by the coding sequence ATGAGCCTGGAAAGAACGGAATATTACAAAGGCGATCTCCTGAGCGTTCGCTACGTTGCATGCCGGTCAGCAGAGAAGGGAACGAGCGACGTGGAGACGTCGGATGCTGATACTCTGGTCCTTCCGCTACGCGGCGCGTTCATCGAACATTTCTCCCATGGAACGCAAGTCCTTGCTGAACCGAACGTCGCTCTAATCTTTCCCGCAGGACGTTCCTGCAGAGTCAGCCATCCCATATCGGCTGAAGATGATTGCCTTGTCGTGGAATTTTCGGTGAGTTGCTTTCAGGAGGTGCTGGAAGGAGTCCTTCATTCGTCGGGCGTTACTTCCGTTGGCACACACAGTCTTCTTTCACCATCCGCAATGGCCGTCCGAAATTTGATATGGCGAAGATTGAAGCAGAAAATGGCCAGCCCCCTTGAAGTCGAGGAGACCGGTGTTGCGTTACTCTCTCACGCGTTGCTGGGCTCGCGCGAAAATCGAATGCCACAACGCTGCAATTCCCTCTCCCGGCAGGTCGAAACTGCAAAGGTGATTCTACTGTTGCATCCCGAAAAGAATTGGAGCCTGCATTCGCTTGCTCTCGCGTTGCAGTGTTCCCCATTCCATTTGACCCGCATGTTTCGCGAAAAGGTCGGTGTGCCTTTACACCGTTATCTATTACACACACGACTGGCAAGAGCCGTAGATCTTCTTCTGGACACGGATAAGGACCTCACTACCATTTCCCTGGATCTCGGCTTTTCCAGCCATAGTCACTTTACAGCCTCCTTCCGGCAATTGGTCGGCTTCGCCCCGAGCCAGTTACGTGAAATCGCTTCCACTCGCATCGTTGAAGAGACTCGCAAGATTCTGATAGCGCCGCTCTCCAAATTGAACTAA
- a CDS encoding putative glycolipid-binding domain-containing protein: MEREAMWVSLDERTFEYLRLQTADEAVMADGWIIHLDEYSYRIQYRLECDSEWRVRKVEMTRLGKDPEVLSLRSDGFGHWTDEKGKQVASVDGCIDIDIQASPFTNTLPIRRLALNRQESKTIDVVFITLPDLQVKSVSQRYTLESQDQTGTVYHFEGLDSGFSTDLPVDSDGLVIEYPEWFKRIWKR, encoded by the coding sequence ATGGAACGTGAAGCAATGTGGGTTTCGTTGGATGAACGAACGTTTGAGTATCTTCGATTGCAGACCGCTGATGAAGCCGTCATGGCGGACGGATGGATCATTCACTTGGACGAATACTCTTACCGAATCCAGTACAGATTGGAATGCGATTCCGAATGGCGCGTGCGAAAAGTCGAAATGACCAGACTGGGCAAGGACCCGGAAGTCCTGTCGTTGCGCTCAGATGGATTCGGTCATTGGACTGATGAAAAAGGGAAACAGGTTGCATCAGTTGACGGTTGTATAGATATAGATATCCAGGCATCACCATTTACCAATACCCTTCCCATCCGGAGGCTGGCTTTAAATCGCCAGGAGAGCAAAACGATCGATGTTGTTTTCATAACTCTACCCGATCTGCAAGTAAAATCAGTATCCCAAAGATACACGCTCGAATCTCAGGATCAGACCGGAACTGTGTATCATTTTGAGGGTTTGGACAGTGGATTCAGTACCGATCTACCGGTGGACTCTGATGGCCTGGTGATCGAATACCCTGAATGGTTCAAGCGGATCTGGAAACGGTAA